In a genomic window of Alcanivorax sp.:
- the rplW gene encoding 50S ribosomal protein L23: MNQERILKVLRAAHVSEKATVLADQNGTFVFKVAKDANKLEIKKAVEALFEVKVKAVRTANMKGKSKFFGRVAGKRADWKKAYVSLEEGQDIDFLGAE, translated from the coding sequence ATGAACCAGGAACGTATTTTGAAAGTGCTGCGTGCTGCGCACGTATCTGAAAAGGCAACAGTTCTTGCCGATCAGAATGGCACCTTCGTGTTTAAAGTGGCTAAAGATGCGAACAAGCTGGAAATCAAAAAGGCAGTTGAAGCCCTTTTTGAAGTGAAAGTTAAGGCTGTTCGTACCGCCAACATGAAAGGCAAGTCCAAATTCTTTGGTCGCGTTGCTGGTAAGCGCGCTGACTGGAAGAAGGCCTATGTTTCCCTTGAGGAAGGCCAGGACATTGACTTCCTGGGCGCAGAGTAA
- the rpsJ gene encoding 30S ribosomal protein S10, which yields MANQRIRIRLKAFDHRLIDQSAQEIVDTAKRTGAQVTGPIPLPTRKERFTVLISPHVNKDARDQYEIRTHKRLVDIVEPTDKTVDALMKLDLAAGVDVQISLG from the coding sequence ATGGCTAACCAAAGAATCCGCATCCGGCTCAAGGCCTTTGATCATCGTCTGATTGATCAGTCCGCCCAAGAGATCGTGGATACGGCTAAACGGACAGGCGCGCAAGTGACGGGTCCTATCCCGCTGCCGACGCGTAAAGAACGCTTTACAGTGCTGATCTCTCCGCACGTAAACAAAGACGCGCGAGATCAGTATGAGATCCGCACCCACAAGCGGCTGGTGGACATCGTTGAGCCTACGGATAAAACCGTGGATGCGCTGATGAAGCTGGATCTGGCTGCTGGTGTGGATGTGCAGATCAGCCTGGGTTAA
- the rpoC gene encoding DNA-directed RNA polymerase subunit beta' has product MKDLLNLLKSQGQVTEFDKLKISLAPPDLIRSWSFGEVKKPETINYRTFKPERDGLFCARIFGPIKDYECLCGKYKRLKHRGVICEKCGVEVTLSKVRRERMGHIELASPTAHIWFLKSLPSRIGLMLDMTLRDIERVLYFESFVVTEPGMTTLERGQLLTDEEYFDALEEFGDEFEAKMGAEAVQQLLMELDLVEEIKILREEVESTNSDTKLKKLSKRLKLMEAFKDSGNKPEWMILTVLPVLPPDLRPLVPLDGGRFATSDLNDLYRRVINRNNRLKRLLDLSAPDIIVRNEKRMLQESVDALLDNGRRGRAITGSNKRPLKSLADMIKGKQGRFRQNLLGKRVDYSGRSVIVVGPSLKLHETGLPKKMALELFKPFIFAKLEARGLATTIKAAKKMVERETAEVWDILAEVIREHPVMLNRAPTLHRLGIQAFEPVLIEGKAIQLHPLVCAAFNADFDGDQMAVHLPLTLEAQLEARALMMSTNNILSPANGEPIIGPTQDVVLGLYYISREKVNAKGEGQIFADTKEVMRALANKQVDLHARVKVRVHEVVRDLEGGVEERTFIADTTPGRCKLWDIVPTGLGFAMVNQNMTKKAISKLLNTCYRILGTKETCIFADQLMYLGFREATLSGSSIGVEDMVIPDAKYTMIDAAEDEVREIEEQFASGLVTRGERYNKVVDIWARTNDQIAKAMMENLRVEVVKNRDGEDEEQGSFNSIFMMADSGARGSPAQIRQLAGMRGLMAKPDGSIIETPITSNFREGLNVLQYFISTHGARKGLADTALKTANSGYLTRRLVDVAQDLVVTAEDCGTEEGLLMTPLIEGGDVVEALGERVLGRVVARDVMNPLNQDEVLAEAGTLLDEVWVNKLESMGVDEVLVRSPITCATRWGVCSTCYGRDLARGHQVNVGEAVGVIAAQSIGEPGTQLTMRTFHIGGAASRASAVSSIQIKHGGKVRFHNAKHVQHKDGLVIVSRSADLAVADELGRERERYKLPYGATVTVGEGDQVDGGQVVATWDPHTHPIIAEVEGKVQFGDMEEGITVNHQTDELTGLTNIEVLGTQNRPAAGKDMRPMVRVVDGKGKAVLMPNTDMPAQYLLPGGALCGLKDGANISVGDVIARIPQESSKTRDITGGLPRVADLFEARNPKEAAILAEKSGTVSFGKETKGKVRLVITPDDGGEVYEELIHKWRQLNVFEGEKVEKGEVVSDGPLNPHDILRLMGESELARYIVNEVQEVYRLQGVKINDKHIETIIRQMLRKVEILEVGESRFIKGEQAEYARVMEEIERLKAEDKMLPQYERQLLGITKASLATESFISAASFQETTRVLTEAAVTGKEDDLRGLKENVVVGRLVPAGTGYAHHLERRRQRVEARGPEAPTMDEVEAALSEALSSSDE; this is encoded by the coding sequence TTGAAAGACCTGCTGAATCTGCTTAAAAGTCAGGGACAAGTCACGGAGTTTGATAAACTCAAGATCTCTCTGGCACCGCCGGATCTGATCCGCTCCTGGTCTTTCGGCGAAGTGAAAAAGCCGGAAACCATTAATTATCGTACCTTCAAGCCGGAACGGGATGGCCTGTTCTGTGCGCGTATCTTTGGTCCGATCAAGGACTACGAGTGCCTGTGCGGCAAGTACAAGCGTCTCAAGCACCGTGGTGTGATCTGTGAGAAGTGTGGCGTGGAAGTCACCCTCTCCAAGGTTCGCCGTGAGCGCATGGGTCACATTGAGCTGGCCAGCCCCACCGCGCACATCTGGTTCCTGAAGTCGCTGCCGTCCCGTATCGGTCTCATGCTGGACATGACCCTGCGTGATATCGAACGGGTGCTGTACTTCGAGTCCTTTGTGGTGACCGAGCCAGGCATGACCACCCTTGAGCGTGGTCAGCTGCTGACTGACGAAGAGTACTTCGATGCCCTCGAAGAGTTCGGCGACGAATTCGAAGCCAAGATGGGTGCCGAGGCCGTACAGCAGTTGCTCATGGAGCTGGACCTGGTCGAAGAGATCAAGATCCTCCGTGAGGAAGTGGAATCCACCAACTCCGATACCAAGCTGAAGAAGCTGTCCAAGCGTCTCAAGCTGATGGAGGCCTTCAAGGATTCCGGTAACAAGCCGGAGTGGATGATCCTCACTGTGCTGCCGGTGCTGCCGCCGGATCTGCGTCCGCTGGTACCGCTGGACGGGGGCCGTTTTGCCACCTCCGACCTGAACGATCTGTACCGCCGCGTGATCAACCGGAACAACCGCCTCAAGCGTCTGCTGGACCTGAGTGCGCCGGACATCATCGTGCGCAACGAAAAGCGCATGCTGCAGGAATCCGTGGATGCGTTGCTGGATAACGGTCGTCGTGGCCGTGCCATCACCGGTTCCAACAAGCGCCCGCTGAAATCCCTGGCTGACATGATCAAGGGTAAGCAGGGTCGTTTCCGTCAGAACCTGCTGGGTAAGCGGGTGGACTACTCCGGTCGTTCCGTGATCGTGGTGGGGCCGTCTCTCAAGCTGCACGAGACCGGCCTGCCCAAGAAGATGGCGCTGGAACTGTTCAAGCCGTTCATCTTTGCCAAGCTGGAAGCCCGTGGTCTGGCAACCACCATCAAGGCGGCCAAGAAGATGGTCGAACGCGAAACTGCCGAGGTCTGGGATATCCTGGCTGAAGTGATTCGCGAGCACCCGGTCATGTTGAACCGGGCGCCGACCCTTCACCGTCTGGGTATCCAGGCGTTCGAGCCGGTACTGATTGAAGGTAAGGCGATCCAGCTGCATCCGCTGGTCTGTGCTGCCTTCAACGCGGACTTCGATGGTGACCAGATGGCGGTGCATTTGCCGCTGACCCTGGAAGCCCAGCTGGAAGCTCGCGCGCTGATGATGTCCACCAACAACATCCTGTCGCCGGCCAATGGTGAGCCCATCATCGGTCCGACCCAGGACGTGGTACTGGGTCTGTACTACATCAGCCGCGAAAAGGTAAACGCCAAGGGTGAAGGCCAGATTTTTGCCGACACCAAGGAAGTGATGCGTGCCCTGGCCAACAAGCAGGTTGATCTGCATGCCCGGGTGAAAGTGCGTGTTCATGAAGTGGTGCGTGATCTAGAAGGTGGCGTTGAAGAGCGTACCTTTATCGCTGATACCACCCCGGGTCGCTGCAAGCTGTGGGATATCGTACCCACCGGTCTGGGCTTCGCCATGGTCAACCAGAACATGACCAAGAAGGCGATTTCCAAGCTGTTGAACACGTGTTACCGGATTCTTGGTACCAAAGAAACCTGTATCTTTGCTGACCAGCTGATGTACCTGGGCTTCCGTGAAGCAACCCTGTCCGGTTCCTCGATTGGTGTGGAAGACATGGTGATCCCGGATGCCAAGTACACCATGATCGACGCGGCCGAAGACGAGGTTCGCGAGATCGAGGAGCAATTCGCTTCCGGTCTGGTAACCCGTGGTGAGCGTTATAACAAGGTGGTGGATATCTGGGCCCGTACTAACGACCAGATCGCCAAGGCAATGATGGAAAACCTGCGCGTCGAAGTGGTGAAAAACCGCGACGGCGAGGACGAAGAGCAGGGCTCCTTCAACTCTATCTTTATGATGGCCGATTCCGGTGCGCGGGGCTCCCCGGCACAGATTCGTCAGCTGGCCGGTATGCGTGGTCTGATGGCGAAGCCGGATGGTTCCATTATTGAAACGCCGATTACCAGCAACTTCCGTGAAGGTCTGAACGTACTCCAGTACTTCATCTCTACTCACGGTGCACGTAAAGGTCTGGCCGATACCGCCTTGAAGACGGCGAACTCCGGTTATCTGACCCGTCGTCTGGTTGACGTGGCTCAGGATCTGGTGGTTACCGCCGAGGATTGCGGTACCGAGGAAGGTCTGCTGATGACGCCGCTGATCGAAGGTGGTGACGTGGTTGAGGCCCTGGGTGAGCGTGTGCTGGGTCGTGTCGTGGCCCGTGATGTGATGAACCCGCTCAACCAGGACGAAGTGCTGGCGGAAGCCGGTACCCTGCTGGACGAGGTGTGGGTCAACAAGCTGGAATCCATGGGTGTGGATGAAGTGCTGGTGCGCTCGCCGATTACCTGTGCCACCCGTTGGGGTGTATGTTCCACCTGTTACGGCCGTGACCTGGCTCGTGGCCATCAGGTCAATGTAGGTGAGGCAGTGGGCGTTATCGCGGCCCAGTCCATTGGTGAGCCGGGTACCCAGCTGACCATGCGTACCTTCCACATCGGTGGTGCGGCCAGCCGGGCTTCTGCGGTGTCCAGCATCCAGATCAAGCACGGCGGCAAGGTGCGTTTCCACAACGCCAAGCACGTACAGCACAAGGACGGTCTGGTGATCGTTTCCCGTTCCGCCGATCTGGCGGTAGCGGATGAGCTGGGCCGGGAGCGTGAGCGTTACAAGCTGCCCTATGGTGCGACTGTGACCGTGGGCGAAGGTGATCAGGTTGATGGCGGTCAGGTGGTTGCCACCTGGGATCCCCATACCCACCCGATCATCGCGGAAGTGGAAGGTAAGGTGCAGTTCGGTGATATGGAAGAAGGTATCACCGTAAACCACCAGACCGACGAACTGACCGGCCTGACTAACATCGAAGTGCTGGGCACTCAGAACCGTCCAGCCGCCGGCAAGGACATGCGCCCGATGGTGCGTGTGGTTGATGGCAAGGGCAAGGCGGTATTGATGCCTAACACCGACATGCCGGCCCAGTACCTGCTGCCGGGCGGTGCGCTGTGTGGTCTCAAGGACGGTGCCAATATCTCCGTGGGTGACGTGATTGCGCGGATTCCGCAGGAATCCTCCAAGACCCGTGACATCACCGGTGGTCTGCCCCGTGTTGCCGACCTGTTCGAGGCGCGGAACCCCAAGGAAGCGGCAATCCTGGCTGAGAAGTCCGGTACCGTTTCCTTCGGCAAGGAAACCAAGGGCAAGGTGCGCCTGGTGATCACCCCGGATGACGGTGGCGAAGTCTACGAAGAGCTGATTCACAAGTGGCGTCAGCTGAACGTCTTCGAAGGTGAGAAAGTGGAGAAGGGTGAGGTGGTCTCTGATGGCCCGCTTAACCCCCACGATATCCTGCGCCTGATGGGTGAATCCGAGCTGGCTCGTTATATCGTTAATGAGGTGCAGGAGGTTTACCGCCTGCAGGGTGTGAAGATCAATGACAAGCACATTGAGACGATCATCCGCCAGATGCTGCGTAAAGTAGAGATCCTGGAAGTGGGCGAGTCCCGCTTCATCAAGGGCGAGCAGGCGGAGTACGCCCGCGTGATGGAAGAGATCGAGCGGCTCAAGGCCGAGGACAAGATGCTGCCCCAGTATGAGCGTCAGTTGCTGGGTATCACCAAGGCATCCCTGGCCACCGAGTCCTTTATCTCTGCAGCGTCCTTCCAGGAGACCACCCGGGTTCTTACCGAGGCAGCGGTCACCGGCAAGGAAGATGATTTGCGCGGTCTGAAGGAAAACGTGGTGGTAGGTCGTCTGGTGCCAGCAGGTACCGGCTATGCTCACCACCTGGAGCGTCGCCGCCAGCGTGTCGAGGCACGCGGGCCGGAAGCGCCCACCATGGACGAGGTGGAAGCCGCCCTGTCCGAGGCTCTCAGCTCCTCTGACGAGTGA
- the tuf gene encoding elongation factor Tu, with protein sequence MAKEKFERNKPHVNVGTIGHVDHGKTTLTAALTRVCAEVWGGSAIAFDGIDNAPEERERGITIATSHVEYDSPTRHYAHVDCPGHADYVKNMITGAAQMDGAILVCSAADGPMPQTREHILLSRQVGVPYIVVFLNKADMVDDEELLELVEMEVRELLSDYDFPGDDTPIIKGSALKALEGDTSDIGMPAVQKLVETLDEYIPEPERAVDQPFLMPIEDVFSISGRGTVVTGRVERGIIKVGEEIEIVGIHDTKTTCTGVEMFRKLLDEGRAGENVGVLLRGTKRDDVERGQVLAKPGSIKPHTKFIAEVYVLSKDEGGRHTPFFNGYRPQFYFRTTDVTGACTLPEGTEMVMPGDNVQMDVELIAPIAMEDGLRFAIREGGRTVGAGVVAKITE encoded by the coding sequence GTGGCAAAGGAAAAGTTTGAACGTAATAAACCGCACGTAAACGTAGGCACCATTGGTCACGTTGACCATGGTAAAACCACTCTGACCGCCGCGCTGACCCGCGTGTGTGCAGAGGTTTGGGGCGGTAGCGCCATCGCTTTCGACGGCATTGATAATGCCCCGGAAGAGCGTGAGCGTGGTATCACCATTGCAACTTCTCACGTGGAATACGATTCCCCGACTCGTCACTACGCCCACGTAGACTGCCCCGGTCACGCTGATTATGTGAAAAACATGATCACCGGTGCCGCGCAGATGGACGGCGCGATCCTGGTATGTTCCGCTGCTGACGGCCCGATGCCGCAGACTCGCGAGCACATCCTGCTGTCCCGTCAGGTTGGCGTACCTTACATCGTTGTGTTCCTGAACAAAGCGGACATGGTTGACGATGAAGAGCTGCTCGAGCTGGTAGAAATGGAAGTTCGCGAACTGCTGAGCGACTATGACTTCCCGGGCGACGACACGCCGATCATCAAGGGTTCTGCCCTGAAAGCGCTGGAAGGCGACACCAGCGACATCGGCATGCCTGCCGTACAGAAACTGGTTGAGACCCTGGATGAGTACATCCCGGAGCCGGAGCGTGCCGTAGACCAGCCGTTCCTGATGCCGATCGAAGACGTATTCTCCATCTCCGGTCGCGGTACTGTAGTAACCGGCCGTGTAGAGCGCGGCATCATCAAGGTGGGCGAGGAAATCGAGATCGTCGGTATCCACGACACCAAGACCACCTGTACCGGTGTTGAGATGTTCCGCAAGCTGCTCGACGAAGGTCGTGCTGGTGAGAACGTTGGTGTTCTGCTGCGTGGTACCAAGCGTGATGACGTTGAGCGTGGTCAGGTGCTGGCCAAGCCGGGCTCCATCAAGCCGCACACCAAGTTCATTGCTGAAGTGTACGTGCTGAGCAAGGACGAAGGTGGTCGTCATACCCCGTTCTTCAACGGCTACCGTCCGCAGTTCTACTTCCGTACTACCGATGTAACGGGTGCTTGTACCCTGCCGGAAGGTACCGAAATGGTAATGCCGGGCGACAACGTGCAGATGGACGTTGAACTGATCGCGCCGATCGCCATGGAAGACGGCCTGCGCTTCGCTATCCGCGAAGGTGGTCGTACCGTTGGTGCCGGTGTGGTTGCCAAAATCACCGAGTAA
- the rplD gene encoding 50S ribosomal protein L4, whose product MNLNTASGGTVTVSEVAFGKDFNEPLVHQVVTAFLAGARQGTKAQKNRSDVSGGGRKPWRQKGTGRARAGTIRSPIWRGGGKTFAAVPRDHSQKVNRKMYRGALQCIMSELVRQDRLVVVDEFTVGEPKTKAVAAKLKELDLTNVLIVTDSVDENLYLGSRNLPKVDVRDADGVDPVSLIAFEKVLVTVPALKKLEEALA is encoded by the coding sequence ATGAATCTCAATACTGCCTCTGGAGGTACCGTTACCGTTTCCGAAGTCGCCTTCGGCAAGGACTTTAACGAGCCTCTGGTTCATCAGGTTGTTACTGCGTTTCTGGCCGGTGCCCGTCAGGGTACCAAAGCTCAGAAAAACCGCTCTGATGTGAGTGGTGGTGGCCGTAAGCCGTGGCGCCAAAAAGGCACCGGTCGTGCCCGTGCTGGTACGATCCGTAGCCCGATCTGGCGTGGCGGCGGCAAGACATTTGCTGCGGTACCGCGTGATCACTCTCAGAAAGTGAACCGTAAAATGTACCGTGGTGCGCTCCAGTGCATCATGTCTGAGCTGGTTCGTCAGGATCGTCTGGTTGTGGTCGATGAGTTCACCGTCGGTGAGCCGAAGACCAAGGCTGTTGCAGCCAAGCTGAAAGAGCTGGATCTGACTAACGTATTGATTGTGACTGACAGTGTTGACGAGAACCTGTATCTGGGTTCGCGCAATCTGCCGAAAGTCGACGTGCGTGACGCTGATGGCGTGGATCCGGTGAGCCTGATTGCTTTCGAGAAGGTGCTTGTTACTGTGCCGGCTCTGAAGAAGCTTGAGGAGGCACTGGCATGA
- the rpsG gene encoding 30S ribosomal protein S7 — protein sequence MPRRRVVAKREILPDPKFGSQLLAKFMNHVMVSGKKSVSERIVYGALDIISERKGADSLEMFEKALDNIRPAVEVKSRRVGGATYQVPVEVRPSRRTALAMRWLVDAARKRGEKSMPARLAGEVMDAAEGKGAAMKKREDVHRMAEANKAFSHFRF from the coding sequence ATGCCAAGACGTCGCGTTGTTGCCAAACGTGAGATCCTTCCGGATCCCAAGTTTGGAAGCCAGTTGCTGGCCAAGTTCATGAACCATGTAATGGTCAGTGGTAAGAAATCTGTATCCGAGCGCATCGTGTACGGTGCCCTGGATATCATCAGCGAACGCAAAGGGGCTGACTCCCTGGAGATGTTCGAAAAGGCGCTGGACAATATTCGTCCCGCCGTTGAGGTAAAGAGCCGCCGTGTCGGTGGTGCCACTTACCAGGTTCCCGTTGAGGTTCGTCCCAGCCGTCGTACCGCCCTGGCAATGCGCTGGTTGGTAGATGCTGCCCGTAAGCGTGGTGAGAAGAGCATGCCTGCTCGTCTGGCCGGCGAAGTGATGGATGCCGCCGAAGGTAAAGGCGCAGCGATGAAGAAGCGTGAAGACGTGCATCGCATGGCAGAGGCCAACAAGGCCTTCTCTCACTTCCGCTTCTAA
- the rplC gene encoding 50S ribosomal protein L3, translating into MAIGVIGRKCGMTRVFTEEGISVPVTVIEVTPNRVSQLKAEESDGYQAVQVTVGERRASRVTKAQAGHFAKAGVEAGRGVWEFRAEAGELQPGSEVTVEGFEAGQMIDVTGTSKGKGFAGGVKRWNFSTQDMTHGNSLSHRAPGSIGQNQTPGRVFKGKKMAGHMGAERVTVQNLEVVRVDAEKNLLLVKGAVPGATGGDVIVRLAVKAKA; encoded by the coding sequence ATGGCGATTGGTGTGATCGGTCGGAAATGTGGGATGACCCGGGTCTTCACTGAGGAAGGTATCAGTGTTCCCGTGACTGTCATCGAAGTGACCCCGAATCGGGTCTCCCAGCTCAAGGCCGAAGAATCAGATGGCTACCAGGCCGTGCAGGTAACGGTCGGTGAGCGCCGTGCCAGCCGCGTGACCAAGGCGCAAGCCGGTCATTTTGCAAAGGCTGGTGTAGAAGCAGGCCGTGGCGTTTGGGAATTCCGTGCTGAAGCAGGTGAGCTGCAGCCGGGTTCTGAAGTGACCGTCGAAGGATTTGAAGCGGGTCAGATGATTGATGTGACCGGCACTTCCAAAGGTAAGGGTTTTGCTGGTGGCGTGAAGCGTTGGAACTTCAGCACCCAGGATATGACCCACGGTAACTCCTTGTCTCACCGTGCTCCGGGTTCTATTGGTCAAAACCAGACCCCGGGCCGAGTGTTTAAAGGCAAGAAGATGGCTGGCCATATGGGTGCTGAGCGCGTCACTGTCCAGAATCTGGAAGTGGTTCGCGTAGATGCTGAAAAGAATCTGTTGCTGGTTAAAGGTGCGGTCCCCGGTGCTACCGGTGGTGATGTGATCGTGCGTCTGGCAGTGAAGGCGAAGGCCTGA
- the rpsL gene encoding 30S ribosomal protein S12, with amino-acid sequence MATVNQLVRKPRKSKVEKSDSVALQGCPQRRGVCTRVYTTTPKKPNSALRKVCRVRLTNGYEVSSYIGGEGHNLQEHSVVLIRGGRVKDLPGVRYHTVRGTLDTAGVQDRKQRRSKYGAKRPKK; translated from the coding sequence ATGGCAACTGTAAACCAGCTGGTGCGCAAGCCGCGCAAAAGCAAGGTAGAAAAGAGCGACTCCGTAGCCCTGCAGGGCTGCCCCCAGCGTCGCGGCGTTTGCACTCGGGTGTATACCACTACCCCGAAGAAGCCAAACTCCGCACTGCGTAAAGTGTGTCGTGTGCGTCTGACCAACGGTTATGAAGTCTCTTCCTACATTGGTGGTGAAGGGCATAACCTGCAGGAGCACTCCGTAGTACTGATCCGTGGCGGTCGTGTAAAAGACCTTCCCGGTGTGCGCTACCACACTGTACGTGGAACCCTGGATACGGCAGGTGTGCAGGATCGCAAGCAGCGTCGCTCCAAGTATGGCGCCAAGCGTCCCAAGAAGTAA
- the fusA gene encoding elongation factor G, which translates to MARKTPLNRYRNIGICAHVDAGKTTTTERILFYTGVSHKIGEVHDGAATMDWMEQEQERGITITSAATTTFWQGMDQQYDQHRINIIDTPGHVDFTIEVERSLRVLDGAVVVFCGSSGVEPQSETVWRQANKYEVPRIVFVNKMDRAGADFDRVCDQIRNRLGAKVVPIQYNIGAEDEFKGVVDLIRMKAIFWNEEDMGMTYEERDIPENIQARCDELREQMMESAAEGSEELMEKYLETGELSNDEIKAGLRQQVLANEIVLGLCGSAFKNKGVQALLDAVIEFLPAPDEVKAIQGVLEDGETVESRESSDKAPFSALAFKIATDPFVGSLTFIRVYSGVLNSGDSVMNSVRQKKERVGRLLQMHANSREEIKEVLAGDIAACVGLKDITTGDTLCDLNNIIVLERMEFPDPVISVAVEPKSKADQEKMGLALGRLAQEDPSFRVKTDEETGQTIISGMGELHLDILVDRMKREFKVEANIGAPQVAYRETFTRPADVEGKFVKQSGGRGQYGHVKVKFEPIDRDEEFQFEEQIHGGTVPKEYFGAVQKGIDEQLQSGVLAGYPILGVKAILYDGSYHEVDSNENAFRMAGALAVKNAAKEAGAVLLEPMMKVEAVTPEDYMGDVMGDLNRRRGIVQGMEDTMAGKIIRAEVPLSEMFGYATDLRSMSQGRASYSMEFLKYAEAPKNIADEVISGKKS; encoded by the coding sequence GTGGCACGTAAGACTCCTCTCAATCGCTATCGTAATATCGGTATCTGCGCACACGTAGATGCGGGTAAAACTACCACTACCGAACGTATTCTTTTCTACACCGGTGTGTCTCACAAGATTGGTGAGGTGCATGACGGCGCTGCCACCATGGACTGGATGGAGCAGGAGCAGGAGCGTGGTATTACCATTACCTCTGCTGCTACCACTACCTTCTGGCAGGGTATGGACCAGCAGTATGACCAGCACCGAATCAACATCATTGATACTCCCGGGCACGTAGACTTTACCATTGAGGTAGAGCGTTCCCTGCGTGTACTGGATGGTGCGGTTGTAGTGTTCTGTGGTTCCTCCGGTGTTGAGCCCCAGTCTGAAACCGTATGGCGTCAGGCCAACAAATATGAAGTGCCGCGGATCGTGTTCGTCAACAAGATGGACCGCGCCGGTGCTGATTTTGACCGTGTTTGTGACCAGATCCGTAATCGTCTGGGTGCCAAGGTTGTGCCGATTCAGTACAACATTGGTGCGGAAGACGAATTCAAGGGTGTTGTCGACCTGATCCGGATGAAAGCGATCTTCTGGAACGAAGAAGACATGGGCATGACCTATGAAGAGCGCGACATCCCGGAAAACATCCAGGCCCGTTGTGACGAGCTTCGTGAGCAGATGATGGAATCTGCGGCCGAAGGCTCCGAAGAGCTGATGGAAAAGTATCTGGAAACCGGCGAGCTCAGCAACGACGAAATCAAGGCGGGTCTGCGTCAGCAGGTGCTGGCCAATGAGATCGTTCTGGGTCTGTGTGGCTCTGCGTTCAAGAACAAGGGCGTTCAGGCGCTGCTGGATGCGGTGATTGAGTTCCTGCCTGCGCCGGATGAAGTTAAAGCCATTCAGGGTGTGCTGGAAGATGGCGAGACCGTTGAGTCCCGTGAGTCTTCAGACAAGGCGCCGTTCTCCGCGCTGGCGTTCAAGATCGCCACCGACCCGTTCGTGGGCTCCCTGACCTTTATCCGTGTTTACTCCGGTGTGCTGAACTCCGGTGACAGCGTGATGAACTCCGTGCGTCAGAAGAAAGAGCGTGTGGGGCGTCTGTTGCAGATGCACGCAAACAGCCGTGAAGAGATCAAGGAAGTATTGGCGGGTGATATCGCTGCCTGTGTAGGTCTCAAGGACATCACCACCGGTGATACTCTGTGTGACCTGAACAACATCATCGTTCTTGAGCGTATGGAATTCCCGGATCCGGTAATTTCCGTAGCGGTAGAGCCGAAGTCCAAGGCAGACCAGGAAAAAATGGGTCTGGCTCTGGGGCGTCTGGCGCAGGAAGATCCGTCTTTCCGTGTGAAGACCGACGAAGAAACCGGCCAGACCATTATCTCTGGTATGGGTGAGCTGCACCTGGATATTCTCGTGGATCGCATGAAGCGGGAATTCAAGGTGGAAGCCAACATCGGTGCGCCGCAGGTTGCCTACCGTGAAACCTTCACCCGTCCTGCTGACGTAGAAGGTAAGTTCGTCAAGCAGTCCGGTGGTCGTGGTCAGTATGGTCACGTTAAGGTGAAGTTTGAGCCCATCGATCGTGATGAGGAGTTCCAGTTCGAAGAGCAGATTCACGGCGGTACGGTTCCGAAGGAATACTTCGGTGCGGTCCAGAAGGGTATCGACGAGCAGCTGCAGTCTGGTGTGCTTGCTGGTTATCCGATCCTCGGCGTGAAAGCGATTCTCTACGATGGTTCCTACCATGAGGTGGATTCCAACGAAAACGCTTTCCGCATGGCGGGTGCCCTGGCTGTGAAGAACGCAGCGAAGGAAGCCGGCGCGGTACTGCTTGAGCCGATGATGAAGGTGGAAGCGGTAACCCCGGAAGACTACATGGGTGACGTAATGGGCGACCTTAACCGTCGTCGCGGTATCGTTCAGGGCATGGAAGACACCATGGCCGGCAAGATTATTCGTGCCGAGGTGCCGTTGTCTGAAATGTTCGGTTACGCTACCGACCTGCGTTCCATGTCCCAGGGTCGTGCCAGTTACTCCATGGAGTTCCTGAAGTACGCTGAGGCACCGAAGAATATCGCTGATGAAGTGATCAGCGGCAAAAAATCTTAA